In one window of Frigoriglobus tundricola DNA:
- a CDS encoding outer membrane protein assembly factor BamB family protein yields MRHRLAALVAVALCAAAATAQPTSFSKAAPPPKAVLDRLNLKSEWTQFLPVGGTRDTLVSVQTIDDQVFVQTRAGTLFALDALTGRVQWAARLGNGSYGNAYPVAANSQFVFCAHVTTLYAFYRYTGVTEFVTDLETPPTTGLACDEQSVYCVLGMRPGNAGAHRVAVYDMPRPIAINEAVKEAGDPLGRAARPAATGAVDDLLKRYHPGATGTPLIETFDSPVLPKDLEAPIGGATGSRTPSVSTLPSVMPPYSLGNRSPAPSLATLPSVRQPYHIRQDAGRYVQQTPSLGVIPPSIAASLALADLRPKTVAPPLRWEYGLNSRILYPLHLTPTRVWAVAEGNMVIALNKNSQAGKVVTEVSERLSSPVAAAPSATGQTHYVPLGNGNLVAVDASSGNLDGGLSIKWRSVPGGINNHSPYITKAFVYASGDDSGVICVNRETGEVVWRSDDNVDRIIGANEEFAYLRNRQGRFLVYDAKRPGGADHKRTLPLGSADLSEFNIHIVNTASDRVYLAADNGLIVCLRDASAKYAKPMRLWPPADVNPPKRISVDAKPSKDAAPDTKP; encoded by the coding sequence ATGAGACACCGCCTCGCCGCCCTGGTCGCCGTCGCCCTGTGCGCCGCCGCGGCCACGGCCCAACCGACCAGCTTTTCGAAGGCCGCCCCGCCGCCGAAAGCGGTCCTCGACCGGCTGAACCTGAAGAGCGAGTGGACGCAGTTCCTGCCGGTCGGGGGCACCCGCGACACACTGGTCTCGGTGCAGACGATCGACGACCAGGTGTTCGTGCAGACGCGGGCCGGGACGCTGTTCGCCCTGGACGCGCTGACCGGCCGCGTCCAGTGGGCCGCGCGCCTGGGCAACGGGTCTTACGGCAACGCCTATCCGGTCGCGGCCAACTCGCAGTTCGTGTTCTGTGCCCACGTCACCACCCTGTACGCCTTCTACCGGTACACCGGGGTGACCGAGTTCGTGACCGATCTGGAAACGCCGCCGACGACCGGCCTGGCGTGTGACGAGCAGTCGGTGTACTGCGTCCTCGGGATGCGGCCGGGCAACGCGGGCGCGCACCGCGTCGCGGTGTACGACATGCCCCGCCCCATCGCCATCAACGAAGCGGTGAAAGAGGCGGGGGACCCGCTCGGCCGGGCCGCGCGGCCCGCCGCCACCGGCGCGGTGGACGACCTGCTCAAGCGGTACCACCCCGGCGCCACCGGTACGCCGCTGATCGAGACGTTCGATTCCCCGGTCCTCCCGAAGGACCTCGAGGCGCCGATCGGGGGGGCGACGGGCTCGCGGACCCCGTCGGTGTCCACCCTGCCGAGCGTGATGCCGCCGTACTCGCTGGGCAACCGGTCCCCGGCCCCGTCGCTCGCGACGCTGCCGTCGGTGCGCCAGCCGTACCACATCCGCCAGGACGCCGGGCGGTACGTCCAGCAGACGCCGTCGCTGGGCGTCATCCCGCCCTCGATCGCCGCCTCGCTGGCCCTGGCCGACCTGCGGCCCAAGACGGTCGCGCCGCCGCTGCGGTGGGAGTACGGGCTGAACTCCCGCATCCTGTACCCGCTCCACCTCACCCCGACCCGCGTCTGGGCCGTGGCGGAGGGGAACATGGTGATCGCGCTGAACAAGAACAGCCAGGCGGGCAAGGTGGTGACCGAAGTGTCCGAACGGCTCTCCTCGCCGGTCGCGGCCGCGCCGTCCGCCACCGGCCAGACCCATTACGTCCCGCTCGGGAACGGGAACCTGGTCGCCGTGGACGCCTCGAGCGGCAACCTCGACGGCGGGCTGAGCATCAAGTGGCGGTCCGTGCCCGGCGGCATCAACAACCACTCGCCGTACATCACGAAGGCGTTCGTCTACGCGTCCGGCGACGACAGCGGGGTGATCTGTGTCAACCGCGAAACCGGCGAGGTCGTGTGGCGCTCGGACGACAACGTGGACCGGATCATCGGGGCCAACGAGGAGTTCGCCTACCTCCGCAACCGCCAGGGCCGGTTCCTCGTGTACGACGCCAAGCGCCCGGGGGGCGCGGACCACAAGCGGACGCTCCCGCTCGGCTCGGCCGACCTGAGCGAGTTCAACATCCACATCGTGAACACCGCGTCCGACCGGGTGTACCTGGCCGCCGACAACGGGCTGATCGTGTGCCTCCGCGACGCCAGCGCGAAGTACGCGAAGCCGATGCGCCTGTGGCCGCCCGCGGACGTCAACCCGCCCAAGCGGATCAGCGTCGATGCGAAGCCCAGCAAGGACGCGGCCCCCGACACGAAACCCTAG
- a CDS encoding bifunctional transcriptional activator/DNA repair enzyme AdaA has translation MPTVTPTADTVSLIADLCDYIRARPDPVPTLTALGRQAGMSPAHLQRVFKRIVGVSPRQFADACRLDRLKRKLKGGDTVTTAMTAAGYGSSSRLYERAADRLGMTPGQYQKGGPVAIRFATAACPLGRVILAATGKGVCWLSFGDTDAAMEAALRAEFPKATVTRGAGDLAPWVAELQRHLAGEQPHLDLPLDVRATAFQRRVWDALLAIPYGETRSYKQVAEAIGAPTAVRAVARACATNPVAVVVPCHRVIGTDGKLHGYAGGLHRKKKLLETEKR, from the coding sequence ATGCCGACCGTTACGCCCACCGCCGACACCGTCTCGCTCATCGCCGACCTGTGCGACTACATCCGCGCGCGTCCGGACCCGGTGCCCACGCTGACCGCGCTCGGCCGACAGGCCGGGATGAGCCCGGCGCACCTCCAGCGCGTCTTCAAGCGAATCGTCGGGGTCAGCCCGCGGCAGTTCGCCGACGCGTGCCGGCTCGACCGCTTGAAGCGCAAACTCAAAGGGGGTGACACCGTGACGACCGCCATGACCGCCGCCGGGTACGGGTCCAGCAGCCGGCTCTACGAACGCGCCGCCGACCGGCTCGGCATGACGCCGGGCCAGTACCAGAAGGGCGGGCCGGTGGCAATCCGGTTCGCGACCGCGGCGTGCCCGCTCGGTCGCGTCATCCTCGCCGCGACCGGCAAGGGCGTGTGCTGGCTGAGCTTCGGCGACACCGACGCGGCGATGGAGGCCGCGCTGCGGGCCGAGTTCCCGAAGGCGACCGTGACCCGCGGGGCCGGCGACCTCGCGCCGTGGGTCGCGGAACTCCAGCGCCACCTCGCGGGCGAGCAGCCGCACCTCGATCTGCCGCTCGACGTGCGGGCCACCGCGTTCCAGCGCCGGGTGTGGGACGCGCTCCTGGCCATCCCCTACGGCGAGACGCGGAGCTACAAGCAGGTGGCCGAAGCGATCGGCGCGCCGACCGCGGTGCGGGCCGTCGCCCGCGCGTGTGCCACGAACCCGGTGGCGGTCGTCGTGCCGTGCCACCGCGTCATCGGCACCGACGGCAAGCTGCACGGCTACGCCGGCGGGCTGCACCGGAAGAAGAAGCTGCTCGAAACGGAGAAGAGATAA
- a CDS encoding nucleotidyltransferase domain-containing protein has translation MQRDDNLPPNFLIPVGTQVVLRYDRRVPGTDTQVPAGTVAEVAEAPATNDRPYLVRLLDGVSFRLKFGELLVRRGDHSVEATGTAGPDVSAFVVYRVMVGSRAFGLATESSDEDRRGVFLPPADWHWSLTKPPEQVEVFGAGVEEIDWEIEKFVRLALQANPNILETLWSPAVLHADETGTELRAIRGAFLSRHLYRTYSGYVLSQFRLMKRGFATNRRYKPKHAMHLVRLLHSGIHALREGDIRVDVGEHRDELLAIRRGEVPFEAVEARALELDRVFREAFATTKLPEKPDTERANRFLIAARRRSARA, from the coding sequence ATGCAGCGCGACGACAACCTGCCGCCGAATTTCCTCATCCCGGTCGGGACGCAGGTGGTGCTGCGCTACGACCGCCGCGTGCCCGGCACCGACACCCAGGTCCCGGCCGGGACGGTCGCGGAGGTGGCCGAGGCGCCCGCGACGAACGACCGCCCGTACCTCGTGCGGCTCCTGGACGGGGTCTCGTTCCGCCTGAAGTTCGGCGAGCTGCTCGTGCGCCGCGGCGACCATTCCGTCGAGGCGACCGGGACGGCCGGACCGGACGTGTCGGCGTTCGTGGTGTACCGGGTGATGGTCGGCTCGCGGGCGTTCGGGCTCGCCACCGAATCGTCGGACGAGGACCGCCGCGGCGTGTTTCTCCCGCCCGCCGACTGGCACTGGTCGCTCACCAAGCCGCCCGAACAGGTCGAGGTCTTCGGCGCGGGCGTGGAAGAGATCGATTGGGAGATCGAAAAGTTCGTGCGGCTCGCGCTCCAGGCGAACCCGAATATCCTCGAAACGCTCTGGTCTCCCGCGGTCCTGCACGCCGACGAGACCGGCACGGAGCTGCGCGCGATCCGCGGCGCGTTCCTGTCGCGGCACCTGTACCGCACTTACAGCGGGTACGTCTTGTCGCAGTTCCGGCTGATGAAGAGGGGCTTCGCGACGAACCGCCGGTACAAGCCGAAGCACGCGATGCACCTCGTTCGCCTGCTGCACAGCGGCATCCACGCGCTCCGCGAGGGCGACATCCGCGTGGACGTGGGCGAGCACCGGGACGAACTGCTTGCCATCCGCCGTGGGGAGGTCCCGTTCGAGGCGGTGGAGGCGCGGGCGCTGGAACTGGACCGCGTGTTCCGCGAAGCCTTCGCAACGACGAAGCTCCCGGAGAAGCCCGACACCGAGCGGGCGAACCGGTTCCTCATCGCGGCGCGAAGGCGGAGCGCCCGCGCGTGA